A genomic region of Staphylococcus roterodami contains the following coding sequences:
- the nth gene encoding endonuclease III, whose amino-acid sequence MVSKKKALEMIDVIANMFPDAECELKHDNPFELTIAVLLSAQCTDVLVNRVTNELFKKYKTPQDYLAVSDEELMNDIRSIGLYRNKAKNIKKLCQSLLDQYNGEIPQTHKELESLAGVGRKTANVVMSVAFGEPSLAVDTHVERVSKRLGINRWKDNVRQVEDRLCSVIPRDRWNRSHHQLIFFGRYHCLARKPKCDICPLLDDCREGQKRYKASLKEA is encoded by the coding sequence ATGGTAAGTAAGAAAAAAGCATTAGAAATGATTGATGTAATAGCGAATATGTTTCCGGATGCAGAATGTGAATTGAAACACGATAATCCATTCGAATTGACTATAGCAGTACTATTATCTGCACAATGTACAGATGTTCTTGTAAACAGAGTAACTAATGAGTTATTCAAAAAATACAAAACACCACAAGATTATTTAGCGGTAAGTGATGAAGAACTTATGAATGATATTCGTTCCATTGGTTTATATCGTAATAAAGCTAAAAATATTAAAAAACTTTGCCAATCATTACTTGATCAATATAATGGAGAAATACCACAAACACATAAAGAATTAGAAAGTTTAGCAGGTGTTGGGCGCAAAACTGCAAATGTAGTTATGAGTGTAGCATTTGGAGAGCCGTCATTAGCAGTAGATACCCATGTAGAACGTGTATCAAAACGTTTAGGTATTAATCGATGGAAAGACAATGTACGTCAAGTAGAAGATCGTTTATGCTCTGTTATACCTAGAGATAGATGGAATAGAAGCCATCACCAATTAATTTTCTTTGGAAGATACCATTGTTTAGCACGTAAGCCTAAGTGTGATATTTGTCCATTGTTAGATGATTGTAGAGAAGGACAAAAACGTTATAAAGCTAGTTTGAAAGAAGCGTGA
- the asnS gene encoding asparagine--tRNA ligase, producing MKTTIKQAKDHLNQDVTIGAWLTNKRSSGKIAFLQLRDGTGFMQGVVVKSEVDEEVFKLAKEITQESSLYVTGTITEDNRSDLGYEMQVKSIEVISEAHDYPITPKNHGTEFLMDHRHLWLRSKKQHAVMKIRNEIIRATYEFFNNDGFTKVDPPILTASAPEGTSELFHTKYFDQDAFLSQSGQLYLEAAAMAHGKVFSFGPTFRAEKSKTRRHLIEFWMIEGEMAFTNHAESLEIQEQYVTHVVKSVLENCKLELKILERDTSKLEKVATPFPRISYDDAIECLKAEGFDDIEWGEDFGAPHETAIANHYDLPVFITNYPTKIKPFYMQPNPENEQTVLCADLIAPEGYGEIIGGSERVDDLELLEQRVKEHGLDEEAYSYYLDLRRYGSVPHSGFGLGLERTVAWISGVEHVRETAPFPRLLNRLYP from the coding sequence ATGAAAACAACGATTAAACAAGCGAAAGATCATTTAAACCAAGACGTTACAATTGGTGCTTGGTTAACAAATAAACGTTCAAGTGGTAAAATCGCCTTTTTACAACTACGTGATGGTACTGGATTTATGCAAGGTGTAGTAGTTAAATCAGAAGTTGATGAAGAGGTATTTAAACTTGCGAAAGAAATTACACAAGAATCATCACTTTATGTGACTGGTACAATTACTGAAGATAATCGTTCTGACTTAGGATATGAAATGCAAGTGAAATCAATTGAAGTGATTTCTGAAGCGCATGATTATCCAATTACACCTAAAAATCATGGTACAGAATTTTTAATGGATCACCGTCACTTATGGTTACGTTCTAAAAAGCAACATGCTGTAATGAAAATTAGAAATGAAATTATTCGTGCTACATATGAATTTTTCAATAATGATGGATTTACTAAGGTTGATCCACCGATTTTAACTGCAAGTGCACCAGAAGGTACGAGTGAATTATTCCATACTAAGTACTTTGATCAAGATGCATTTTTATCACAAAGTGGTCAGTTATACCTAGAAGCTGCTGCGATGGCTCATGGAAAGGTATTTTCATTTGGTCCAACTTTTAGAGCTGAAAAATCTAAAACACGTAGACACTTAATCGAGTTCTGGATGATTGAGGGTGAAATGGCATTCACAAATCATGCTGAAAGTTTGGAAATTCAAGAACAATATGTGACGCATGTTGTTAAATCAGTTTTAGAAAATTGTAAACTTGAATTGAAAATTTTAGAGCGTGATACTTCAAAACTTGAAAAAGTTGCTACGCCATTCCCTAGAATTTCATATGACGATGCAATTGAATGCTTAAAAGCAGAAGGATTTGATGATATCGAATGGGGCGAAGACTTTGGGGCTCCCCATGAAACAGCTATAGCAAATCATTATGATTTACCAGTATTTATTACAAATTATCCAACAAAGATTAAACCATTCTACATGCAACCAAATCCTGAAAATGAACAAACTGTATTATGTGCAGACTTAATTGCTCCAGAAGGATATGGTGAAATTATTGGTGGTTCTGAACGTGTAGATGATTTAGAACTATTAGAACAACGCGTAAAAGAGCATGGTTTAGATGAAGAAGCATATAGCTACTATCTAGACTTGCGCCGATATGGTAGCGTACCACATAGTGGTTTTGGTCTAGGTTTAGAACGCACAGTTGCTTGGATTTCTGGAGTAGAACACGTTCGAGAAACGGCACCATTCCCAAGATTATTAAACCGTTTATACCCATAA
- a CDS encoding DnaD domain-containing protein yields MDKYQLKTRPVVIRRELLDHYSELGLDEQDLVILLKLIYASETSNKQPSIELLQKGSTMQPRDVTAVIQNLIQRELLELQVQKDEEGKFTEYMNLDPFFEKLSQILKQQSMDTKEQDNKEKFKQLFRILEDTFARPLSPFEIETLNQWIDVDKHDTAIIQAALDEANSLNKLSFKYMDRILLNWKKNNVKTIDDSRKIRQKFNKPKMTHTVKPVPKFDWLNGENLDGK; encoded by the coding sequence ATGGATAAATATCAATTGAAAACAAGACCTGTAGTGATACGAAGAGAATTGTTAGACCATTACAGTGAATTAGGTTTAGATGAGCAAGATTTAGTTATTTTACTCAAATTGATTTATGCTTCCGAAACTTCAAATAAACAGCCTTCAATAGAATTATTGCAAAAAGGTTCAACAATGCAACCACGTGATGTTACTGCAGTTATTCAAAATTTAATCCAACGTGAATTGCTTGAATTACAAGTTCAAAAAGACGAAGAAGGTAAGTTTACCGAATATATGAATCTTGATCCATTTTTCGAAAAGTTAAGCCAGATTTTAAAGCAACAAAGTATGGATACGAAAGAACAAGATAATAAAGAGAAGTTCAAACAACTATTTAGAATATTAGAAGATACTTTTGCTAGACCTTTATCTCCATTTGAAATTGAAACATTAAATCAATGGATTGATGTTGATAAGCATGATACTGCAATTATTCAAGCAGCCTTAGATGAAGCGAATAGTTTAAACAAACTCAGTTTTAAATATATGGATCGTATTTTACTAAATTGGAAGAAAAACAATGTGAAAACCATTGATGATTCTAGAAAAATACGTCAAAAATTTAATAAACCTAAAATGACTCACACCGTTAAACCGGTGCCGAAATTTGATTGGTTAAATGGAGAGAACCTTGATGGTAAGTAA